ACTGTTTGTCTGAAAGATTTAAAATTATGCCTAGACGTCTTACAGGCACAAGTAAAAAATACCAAGAGATGGTTGAAAAAGCTATAAAAAGAGCTAGGCACGTTGCGCTTATACCTTACATAGTTGATCGTGATAGTGTTGTAACAAATCCTTTCGAAGGTCTATAATACCAAATTCGGTCGAAAACTCCGACCGAATTTATAACTTTCATCAAATTTAATAAATCAAAAATTCCTTATTAAATTTATTAAAATAAATTTAGCTCATTAATCAGAGCCAAATTTATTTAAACCAGCTTTTTATCTTATCAAAAATACTATTTTCACTAGTAGTTCCACTCGTGACGCCGAAACTTTTTTGTAATTTTTCCAAAAGCTCTTTTTGCTCATCAGTAAGCTTTTTAGGTGTATCTATTGCTATTTGGACTATAAGACGACCATTTCTTTTCGTATGTGCATTTTTTACGCCTTCATTCTCAAAAATAAATTGCTGTTTGTCTTTTGCTCCAACTGGAAGTTTAAGATCCGCATCACCTCTTAAAGTAGGGATTTTTATTGTTTCACCTAGCATTGCTTGAGTAAAAAATACTGGTATTTCTATATAAACGTCATCGCCGTTTCTTACAAAATGATCATCATCTTTTACATTGACCCTAACATAAAGATCGCCAGTGCCATTTAGTCCTTTGTTTCCTTTTCCAGATACTCTTATACGATTCCCAGTATCTACGCCCTCTGGTATGCTTATTTTTATGCTATTTTCTTCTTGCTTAAATCCATTGCCACCACAATCTTTGCATTTTTCTTTTATAGCTTCACCGCTACCATTA
The sequence above is a segment of the Campylobacter hyointestinalis subsp. lawsonii genome. Coding sequences within it:
- the rpsR gene encoding 30S ribosomal protein S18 — its product is MAEKRKYSKKYCKYTEAKVEFIDYKDTGLLKYCLSERFKIMPRRLTGTSKKYQEMVEKAIKRARHVALIPYIVDRDSVVTNPFEGL
- the dnaJ gene encoding molecular chaperone DnaJ, which gives rise to MEFDYYEILEISRDADAEVIKKAYRKLALKYHPDRNQGDKEAEEKFKLINEAYEVLSNSEKRDIYDKYGKDGLNSNGFSGFDSDFDLGDIFSSFFGGGFSSRDRRSSDKYNLDIETIVNLEFNEAVFGCEKEIKYSFKTPCQTCNATGSKDGKKATCSHCAGRGKISHRQGFMSFVQTCPYCNGSGEAIKEKCKDCGGNGFKQEENSIKISIPEGVDTGNRIRVSGKGNKGLNGTGDLYVRVNVKDDDHFVRNGDDVYIEIPVFFTQAMLGETIKIPTLRGDADLKLPVGAKDKQQFIFENEGVKNAHTKRNGRLIVQIAIDTPKKLTDEQKELLEKLQKSFGVTSGTTSENSIFDKIKSWFK